The Arachis hypogaea cultivar Tifrunner chromosome 19, arahy.Tifrunner.gnm2.J5K5, whole genome shotgun sequence genome has a window encoding:
- the LOC112779468 gene encoding putative ABC transporter C family member 15 isoform X3, with amino-acid sequence MALEEDYFYNILSPTNSPCLLEHIILPVEFGFFLILLFQLLRKNLNFINKQNKIPSDMIHQTITTNHGLAYKISIVLTTLMVALHAATLSLIIFNHETQCTSKFKAIASETIQVLSWGVSLIAIFKVSRTSSYFPWILRAWWICSFILCIVGTSLHTIFSVSQKGQIGLREYADFIGLVTSTFLLIVSIRGKSDIVCVQKSEVTEPLLSSKPGKTSEFPKESPYGKATLMQLINFSWLNPLFEEGYKKPLEQSDIPNVDIKDSAEFLTSAFDESLRQVKEKDGTTNPSIYKAIYHFTRKKAAINALFAIICASASYVGPYLITDFVDFLGDKEKQGLKTGYLLSLAFLCAKMVETITQRQWIFGARQLGLRLRSALISHIYKKGLHLSNRSRQSHTGGEIMNYMSVDVQRITDFIWYVNVIWMLPIQISLAVLILHTNLGLGSMAALAATLAVMTLNIPLTKIQKRYQAKIMAAKDERMKATSEVLRNMKTLKLQAWDSEFLQRLESLRKVEYNWLLKSLQQAALSAFIFWGSPTFISVITFWACMLMGIELTAGRVLSAFATFRMLQDPIFSLPDLLNVMAQGKVSVDRIASYLREEEIQHDVIENVSRDKTEFDVVIDKGRFSWDPESRTPSIDQIELKVKRGMKVAICGSVGSGKSSLLSGILGEIYKQSGKVKISGTKAYVPQSPWILTGNIRDNITFGKEYDPEKYEKTVQACALKKDFELFSCGDLTEIGERGINMSGGQKQRIQIARAVYQDADIYLLDDPFSAVDAHTGTHLFKECLMGILKEKTILFVTHQVEFLPAADLILVMQNGKITQAGKFEELLKQNIGFEVLVGAHSKALESILTVENSSRTAQNPIAEAESNLNAKLMHKEQHDTVEDNPPERKGNEGKLVQDEERETGSISKEVYWTYLTTAKGGALVPVIILAQSSFQILQIASNYWMAWVCPTSSDAKPIFDMNFILLIYMVLSVSGALCVLVRALLVAYTGLWTAQTFFTSMLHSVLRAPMSFFDSTPTGRILNRVSTDQSILDLEMATKLGWCAFSVIQILGTIAVMSQVAWQVFAIFIPVTAVCIWYQRYYTPTARELARLAQIQIAPILHHFAESLAGAASIRAFDQEGRFIHTNLDLVDGHARPWFHNVSAMEWLSFRLNILSNFVFAFSLVMLVSLPEGIINPSIAGLAVTYGINLNVLQAQVIWNICNAENKMISVERILQYRNIASEAPLVIQDSRPPSNWPATGTICFTNLEIRYAEQLPSVLKHITCTFPGQKKIGVVGRTGSGKSTLIQAIFRIVEPREGSIVIDNVDICKIGLHDLRSRLSIIPQDPSMFEGTVRGNLDPLELYSDTQIWEALDKCQLGQLVREKQDKLDSPVVENGENWSVGQRQLFCLGRALLKRSSILVLDEATASVDSATDGVIQQIISHEFKDRTVVTIAHRIHTVIDSDLVLVLSDGRIAEYDEPSKLLEREDSFFYKLIKEYSSRSSGFNSLAAQHVQS; translated from the exons ATGGCTTTGGAGGAGGACTACTTCTACAACATACTTAGTCCAACAA ATTCACCATGCTTGTTGGAGCATATAATTCTACCTGTGGAATTTGGATTCTTTCTGATATTGTTATTCCAACTTCTGAGGAAAAATTTGAACTTCATCAACAAGCAGAACAAAATCCCCTCAGATATGATTCATCAAACTATAACAACAAACCATGGTTTAGCTTACAAAATCAGCATAGTTCTCACCACTTTGATGGTAGCTCTTCATGCAGCAACTCTATCACTTATCATTTTCAATCATGAGACTCAATGCACTTCAAAATTCAAGGCTATTGCATCAGAAACAATTCAAGTTCTATCATGGGGTGTGAGTCTAATTGCAATTTTCAAGGTATCAAGAACAAGTTCTTATTTTCCTTGGATTCTCAGAGCTTGGTGGATTTGTAGTTTCATTTTGTGCATTGTTGGAACATCACTTCATACAATATTCAGTGTTAGCCAAAAGGGTCAAATTGGTTTAAGAGAATATGCAGATTTCATTGGTTTGGTTACTTCAACATTCTTATTGATTGTTTCAATTAGAGGGAAGAGTGACATTGTGTGTGTTCAAAAAAGTGAGGTAACTGAACCACTTCTGAGTTCAAAACCTGGTAAAACTTCAGAATTTCCAAAGGAATCTCCATATGGAAAGGCTACTTTGATGCAACTCATCAACTTCTCTTGGCTCAATCCATTGTTTGAAGAAGGTTACAAGAAACCTCTTGAGCAAAGTGACATTCCTAATGTTGATATCAAGGACTCGGCCGAGTTTCTAACCTCGGCCTTCGACGAGAGCCTTAGGCAGGTAAAGGAGAAAGATGGAACTACAAACCCCTCTATTTACAAGGCAATCTATCACTTCACCAGGAAGAAAGCAGCAATCAATGCGCTTTTCGCCATAATATGCGCTTCGGCTTCATATGTTGGTCCATACTTGATCACTGACTTTGTTGATTTCTTGGGGGACAAGGAAAAGCAGGGGTTGAAAACAGGGTATCTTCTTTCACTAGCATTCTTGTGTGCTAAGATGGTTGAGACAATAACTCAGAGGCAATGGATTTTCGGTGCAAGGCAATTAGGCCTTCGCCTTAGATCTGCATTGATATCTCATATATATAAGAAGGGTCTGCATCTTTCGAATAGATCGCGACAAAGTCACACAGGCGGCGAGATAATGAACTATATGAGTGTTGATGTGCAGAGAATCACAGATTTCATTTGGTATGTCAATGTGATTTGGATGCTTCCTATACAAATTTCTTTAGCAGTGCTCATTTTGCATACAAATCTTGGATTAGGCTCCATGGCCGCGCTAGCTGCGACTCTAGCAGTGATGACTCTGAACATACCTCTTACCAAAATACAGAAAAGATACCAAGCAAAGATCATGGCAGCCAAAGATGAAAGAATGAAAGCAACTTCAGAAGTTCTGAGAAACATGAAAACTTTGAAGCTTCAAGCATGGgatagtgaatttcttcaaaGGCTAGAATCATTGAGGAAAGTGGAGTATAATTGGTTACTGAAATCATTACAACAAGCAGCACTTTCTGCTTTTATCTTCTGGGGATCACCTACATTCATATCTGTGATAACCTTTTGGGCTTGTATGCTAATGGGAATCGAGCTAACGGCCGGAAGAGTCTTATCCGCATTCGCCACATTTAGAATGTTACAGGATCCTATTTTCAGCCTACCTGATTTACTCAATGTCATGGCTCAAGGGAAAGTTTCAGTTGATAGGATCGCTTCGTACCTTAGGGAGGAAGAAATCCAGCATGATGTCATTGAAAATGTATCAAGGGACAAAACAGAATTTGATGTAGTCATTGATAAAGGGAGATTCAGCTGGGATCCAGAGTCTAGAACTCCATCTATTGATCAAATAGAGTTGAAAGTTAAAAGAGGAATGAAGGTGGCGATTTGTGGATCGGTTGGTTCTGGAAAATCAAGCCTGCTGTCTGGTATTTTGGGAGAGATATATAAGCAATCCGGGAAAGTGAAGATCAGTGGAACCAAAGCTTATGTTCCACAGTCTCCATGGATTCTTACAGGGAATATTAGAGACAATATCACATTTGGAAAAGAGTATGATCCTGAAAAGTATGAGAAAACTGTCCAAGCTTGTGCATTAAAGAAGGACTTTGAGCTATTCTCTTGTGGTGATCTCACTGAGATTGGGGAAAGAGGGATCAACATGAGTGGTGGACAAAAGCAGAGGATTCAGATAGCGCGAGCCGTATACCAAGATGCTGATATATATCTTCTTGATGACCCTTTTAGCGCCGTCGATGCACATACCGGAACACACCTATTTAAA GAGTGTCTTATGGGGATTCTTAAAGAGAAAACCATACTTTTTGTTACACACCAAGTTGAATTTCTTCCAGCAGCAGATCTCATCCTG GTGATGCAAAATGGAAAAATTACACAAGCTGGAAAATTTGAAGAGCTTCTAAAGCAAAACATAGGATTTGAAGTCTTAGTTGGTGCTCATAGTAAAGCTCTCGAGTCGATTCTCACTGTCGAAAACTCAAGCAGAACAGCTCAAAATCCCATAGCTGAAGCAGAATCCAACTTAAATGCGAAACTCATGCACAAAGAACAGCATGACACAGTGGAAGATAATCCACCAGAGAGAAAAGGAAATGAAGGAAAATTGGTTCAAGATGAAGAAAGAGAAACAGGAAGCATATCAAAAGAAGTGTACTGGACTTATTTGACAACTGCGAAAGGAGGAGCATTGGTTCCGGTTATAATCTTAGCACAATCTTCATTCCAAATACTTCAGATTGCAAGTAACTATTGGATGGCTTGGGTTTGTCCTACAAGTAGTGATGCTAAGCCTATATTTGACATGAATTTCATACTTCTTATTTACATGGTTCTTTCTGTTTCTGGCGCGCTATGTGTTCTGGTGCGAGCCTTGTTGGTCGCATACACCGGCCTTTGGACAGCACAGACATTTTTCACAAGCATGCTGCATAGTGTGCTTAGAGCTCCAATGTCATTCTTTGATTCAACACCAACTGGAAGAATCTTGAACAGG gTCTCTACAGATCAAAGTATTCTAGATTTGGAGATGGCAACCAAATTAGGATGGTGTGCTTTCTCTGTAATACAAATTCTGGGAACTATTGCAGTGATGTCTCAGGTGGCATGGCAAGTTTTCGCCATTTTCATTCCGGTAACTGCAGTCTGCATATGGTATCAA AGATATTACACACCAACAGCAAGAGAACTGGCTCGCTTAGCACAGATACAAATTGCACCAATCCTCCACCATTTTGCAGAATCTTTAGCCGGAGCAGCGTCGATACGAGCTTTCGATCAAGAAGGCAGATTCATACATACAAATCTTGATCTTGTGGATGGCCATGCAAGGCCATGGTTTCATAATGTGTCTGCAATGGAATGGCTTTCTTTCAGATTGAACATActttcaaattttgtttttgcCTTCTCACTTGTTATGCTTGTGAGCCTCCCTGAAGGAATAATCAATCCAA GCATTGCAGGGTTGGCAGTAACATATGGGATCAATTTGAATGTGTTGCAAGCTCAAGTTATATGGAACATATGCAATGCTGAAAACAAGATGATCTCAGTTGAAAGAATTCTGCAATACAGAAATATAGCAAGTGAGGCACCACTTGTCATTCAGGACAGCAGGCCGCCGAGCAACTGGCCGGCGACCGGAACAATATGTTTCACAAATTTAGAG ATACGCTATGCTGAACAACTCCCATCAGTTCTGAAACACATCACATGCACATTCCCGGGACAGAAGAAAATTGGCGTTGTAGGACGAACCGGAAGTGGAAAATCGACCCTTATTCAGGCGATTTTTAGGATTGTTGAGCCAAGAGAAGGAAGCATTGTGATTGACAATGTGGACATATGCAAGATAGGTCTGCATGACTTAAGGTCAAGGCTCAGCATCATCCCACAAGACCCTTCCATGTTTGAAGGCACTGTTAGGGGCAACTTGGACCCCTTGGAACTATACTCTGACACTCAAATCTGGGAG gCACTAGATAAATGTCAACTTGGTCAGCTagtgagggaaaagcaagacaaGTTGGATAGCCCAG TGGTAGAAAATGGTGAGAATTGGAGTGTGGGACAAAGGCAACTATTTTGCCTAGGAAGAGCATTGCTGAAGAGAAGCAGCATATTAGTTCTTGATGAAGCAACTGCCTCTGTGGACTCTGCAACTGATGGGGTGATACAGCAGATCATCAGTCACGAGTTTAAAGATCGGACCGTCGTCACAATTGCTCATCGTATCCACACGGTTATAGACAGTGATCTTGTTTTGGTGCTCAGTGATG GGAGAATCGCCGAGTATGATGAGCCGTCGAAGTTACTTGAAAGAGAAGATTCCTTCTTCTATAAACTCATAAAGGAGTATTCAAGCAGATCAAGTGGCTTCAACAGCTTAGCAGCTCAACATGTTCAAAGCTag
- the LOC112779468 gene encoding putative ABC transporter C family member 15 isoform X1, with the protein MALEEDYFYNILSPTNIRSLNLSSWIPVDSPCLLEHIILPVEFGFFLILLFQLLRKNLNFINKQNKIPSDMIHQTITTNHGLAYKISIVLTTLMVALHAATLSLIIFNHETQCTSKFKAIASETIQVLSWGVSLIAIFKVSRTSSYFPWILRAWWICSFILCIVGTSLHTIFSVSQKGQIGLREYADFIGLVTSTFLLIVSIRGKSDIVCVQKSEVTEPLLSSKPGKTSEFPKESPYGKATLMQLINFSWLNPLFEEGYKKPLEQSDIPNVDIKDSAEFLTSAFDESLRQVKEKDGTTNPSIYKAIYHFTRKKAAINALFAIICASASYVGPYLITDFVDFLGDKEKQGLKTGYLLSLAFLCAKMVETITQRQWIFGARQLGLRLRSALISHIYKKGLHLSNRSRQSHTGGEIMNYMSVDVQRITDFIWYVNVIWMLPIQISLAVLILHTNLGLGSMAALAATLAVMTLNIPLTKIQKRYQAKIMAAKDERMKATSEVLRNMKTLKLQAWDSEFLQRLESLRKVEYNWLLKSLQQAALSAFIFWGSPTFISVITFWACMLMGIELTAGRVLSAFATFRMLQDPIFSLPDLLNVMAQGKVSVDRIASYLREEEIQHDVIENVSRDKTEFDVVIDKGRFSWDPESRTPSIDQIELKVKRGMKVAICGSVGSGKSSLLSGILGEIYKQSGKVKISGTKAYVPQSPWILTGNIRDNITFGKEYDPEKYEKTVQACALKKDFELFSCGDLTEIGERGINMSGGQKQRIQIARAVYQDADIYLLDDPFSAVDAHTGTHLFKECLMGILKEKTILFVTHQVEFLPAADLILVMQNGKITQAGKFEELLKQNIGFEVLVGAHSKALESILTVENSSRTAQNPIAEAESNLNAKLMHKEQHDTVEDNPPERKGNEGKLVQDEERETGSISKEVYWTYLTTAKGGALVPVIILAQSSFQILQIASNYWMAWVCPTSSDAKPIFDMNFILLIYMVLSVSGALCVLVRALLVAYTGLWTAQTFFTSMLHSVLRAPMSFFDSTPTGRILNRVSTDQSILDLEMATKLGWCAFSVIQILGTIAVMSQVAWQVFAIFIPVTAVCIWYQRYYTPTARELARLAQIQIAPILHHFAESLAGAASIRAFDQEGRFIHTNLDLVDGHARPWFHNVSAMEWLSFRLNILSNFVFAFSLVMLVSLPEGIINPSIAGLAVTYGINLNVLQAQVIWNICNAENKMISVERILQYRNIASEAPLVIQDSRPPSNWPATGTICFTNLEIRYAEQLPSVLKHITCTFPGQKKIGVVGRTGSGKSTLIQAIFRIVEPREGSIVIDNVDICKIGLHDLRSRLSIIPQDPSMFEGTVRGNLDPLELYSDTQIWEALDKCQLGQLVREKQDKLDSPVVENGENWSVGQRQLFCLGRALLKRSSILVLDEATASVDSATDGVIQQIISHEFKDRTVVTIAHRIHTVIDSDLVLVLSDGRIAEYDEPSKLLEREDSFFYKLIKEYSSRSSGFNSLAAQHVQS; encoded by the exons ATGGCTTTGGAGGAGGACTACTTCTACAACATACTTAGTCCAACAA ATATTAGAAGTTTGAATTTGTCTTCATGGATTCCAGTAGATTCACCATGCTTGTTGGAGCATATAATTCTACCTGTGGAATTTGGATTCTTTCTGATATTGTTATTCCAACTTCTGAGGAAAAATTTGAACTTCATCAACAAGCAGAACAAAATCCCCTCAGATATGATTCATCAAACTATAACAACAAACCATGGTTTAGCTTACAAAATCAGCATAGTTCTCACCACTTTGATGGTAGCTCTTCATGCAGCAACTCTATCACTTATCATTTTCAATCATGAGACTCAATGCACTTCAAAATTCAAGGCTATTGCATCAGAAACAATTCAAGTTCTATCATGGGGTGTGAGTCTAATTGCAATTTTCAAGGTATCAAGAACAAGTTCTTATTTTCCTTGGATTCTCAGAGCTTGGTGGATTTGTAGTTTCATTTTGTGCATTGTTGGAACATCACTTCATACAATATTCAGTGTTAGCCAAAAGGGTCAAATTGGTTTAAGAGAATATGCAGATTTCATTGGTTTGGTTACTTCAACATTCTTATTGATTGTTTCAATTAGAGGGAAGAGTGACATTGTGTGTGTTCAAAAAAGTGAGGTAACTGAACCACTTCTGAGTTCAAAACCTGGTAAAACTTCAGAATTTCCAAAGGAATCTCCATATGGAAAGGCTACTTTGATGCAACTCATCAACTTCTCTTGGCTCAATCCATTGTTTGAAGAAGGTTACAAGAAACCTCTTGAGCAAAGTGACATTCCTAATGTTGATATCAAGGACTCGGCCGAGTTTCTAACCTCGGCCTTCGACGAGAGCCTTAGGCAGGTAAAGGAGAAAGATGGAACTACAAACCCCTCTATTTACAAGGCAATCTATCACTTCACCAGGAAGAAAGCAGCAATCAATGCGCTTTTCGCCATAATATGCGCTTCGGCTTCATATGTTGGTCCATACTTGATCACTGACTTTGTTGATTTCTTGGGGGACAAGGAAAAGCAGGGGTTGAAAACAGGGTATCTTCTTTCACTAGCATTCTTGTGTGCTAAGATGGTTGAGACAATAACTCAGAGGCAATGGATTTTCGGTGCAAGGCAATTAGGCCTTCGCCTTAGATCTGCATTGATATCTCATATATATAAGAAGGGTCTGCATCTTTCGAATAGATCGCGACAAAGTCACACAGGCGGCGAGATAATGAACTATATGAGTGTTGATGTGCAGAGAATCACAGATTTCATTTGGTATGTCAATGTGATTTGGATGCTTCCTATACAAATTTCTTTAGCAGTGCTCATTTTGCATACAAATCTTGGATTAGGCTCCATGGCCGCGCTAGCTGCGACTCTAGCAGTGATGACTCTGAACATACCTCTTACCAAAATACAGAAAAGATACCAAGCAAAGATCATGGCAGCCAAAGATGAAAGAATGAAAGCAACTTCAGAAGTTCTGAGAAACATGAAAACTTTGAAGCTTCAAGCATGGgatagtgaatttcttcaaaGGCTAGAATCATTGAGGAAAGTGGAGTATAATTGGTTACTGAAATCATTACAACAAGCAGCACTTTCTGCTTTTATCTTCTGGGGATCACCTACATTCATATCTGTGATAACCTTTTGGGCTTGTATGCTAATGGGAATCGAGCTAACGGCCGGAAGAGTCTTATCCGCATTCGCCACATTTAGAATGTTACAGGATCCTATTTTCAGCCTACCTGATTTACTCAATGTCATGGCTCAAGGGAAAGTTTCAGTTGATAGGATCGCTTCGTACCTTAGGGAGGAAGAAATCCAGCATGATGTCATTGAAAATGTATCAAGGGACAAAACAGAATTTGATGTAGTCATTGATAAAGGGAGATTCAGCTGGGATCCAGAGTCTAGAACTCCATCTATTGATCAAATAGAGTTGAAAGTTAAAAGAGGAATGAAGGTGGCGATTTGTGGATCGGTTGGTTCTGGAAAATCAAGCCTGCTGTCTGGTATTTTGGGAGAGATATATAAGCAATCCGGGAAAGTGAAGATCAGTGGAACCAAAGCTTATGTTCCACAGTCTCCATGGATTCTTACAGGGAATATTAGAGACAATATCACATTTGGAAAAGAGTATGATCCTGAAAAGTATGAGAAAACTGTCCAAGCTTGTGCATTAAAGAAGGACTTTGAGCTATTCTCTTGTGGTGATCTCACTGAGATTGGGGAAAGAGGGATCAACATGAGTGGTGGACAAAAGCAGAGGATTCAGATAGCGCGAGCCGTATACCAAGATGCTGATATATATCTTCTTGATGACCCTTTTAGCGCCGTCGATGCACATACCGGAACACACCTATTTAAA GAGTGTCTTATGGGGATTCTTAAAGAGAAAACCATACTTTTTGTTACACACCAAGTTGAATTTCTTCCAGCAGCAGATCTCATCCTG GTGATGCAAAATGGAAAAATTACACAAGCTGGAAAATTTGAAGAGCTTCTAAAGCAAAACATAGGATTTGAAGTCTTAGTTGGTGCTCATAGTAAAGCTCTCGAGTCGATTCTCACTGTCGAAAACTCAAGCAGAACAGCTCAAAATCCCATAGCTGAAGCAGAATCCAACTTAAATGCGAAACTCATGCACAAAGAACAGCATGACACAGTGGAAGATAATCCACCAGAGAGAAAAGGAAATGAAGGAAAATTGGTTCAAGATGAAGAAAGAGAAACAGGAAGCATATCAAAAGAAGTGTACTGGACTTATTTGACAACTGCGAAAGGAGGAGCATTGGTTCCGGTTATAATCTTAGCACAATCTTCATTCCAAATACTTCAGATTGCAAGTAACTATTGGATGGCTTGGGTTTGTCCTACAAGTAGTGATGCTAAGCCTATATTTGACATGAATTTCATACTTCTTATTTACATGGTTCTTTCTGTTTCTGGCGCGCTATGTGTTCTGGTGCGAGCCTTGTTGGTCGCATACACCGGCCTTTGGACAGCACAGACATTTTTCACAAGCATGCTGCATAGTGTGCTTAGAGCTCCAATGTCATTCTTTGATTCAACACCAACTGGAAGAATCTTGAACAGG gTCTCTACAGATCAAAGTATTCTAGATTTGGAGATGGCAACCAAATTAGGATGGTGTGCTTTCTCTGTAATACAAATTCTGGGAACTATTGCAGTGATGTCTCAGGTGGCATGGCAAGTTTTCGCCATTTTCATTCCGGTAACTGCAGTCTGCATATGGTATCAA AGATATTACACACCAACAGCAAGAGAACTGGCTCGCTTAGCACAGATACAAATTGCACCAATCCTCCACCATTTTGCAGAATCTTTAGCCGGAGCAGCGTCGATACGAGCTTTCGATCAAGAAGGCAGATTCATACATACAAATCTTGATCTTGTGGATGGCCATGCAAGGCCATGGTTTCATAATGTGTCTGCAATGGAATGGCTTTCTTTCAGATTGAACATActttcaaattttgtttttgcCTTCTCACTTGTTATGCTTGTGAGCCTCCCTGAAGGAATAATCAATCCAA GCATTGCAGGGTTGGCAGTAACATATGGGATCAATTTGAATGTGTTGCAAGCTCAAGTTATATGGAACATATGCAATGCTGAAAACAAGATGATCTCAGTTGAAAGAATTCTGCAATACAGAAATATAGCAAGTGAGGCACCACTTGTCATTCAGGACAGCAGGCCGCCGAGCAACTGGCCGGCGACCGGAACAATATGTTTCACAAATTTAGAG ATACGCTATGCTGAACAACTCCCATCAGTTCTGAAACACATCACATGCACATTCCCGGGACAGAAGAAAATTGGCGTTGTAGGACGAACCGGAAGTGGAAAATCGACCCTTATTCAGGCGATTTTTAGGATTGTTGAGCCAAGAGAAGGAAGCATTGTGATTGACAATGTGGACATATGCAAGATAGGTCTGCATGACTTAAGGTCAAGGCTCAGCATCATCCCACAAGACCCTTCCATGTTTGAAGGCACTGTTAGGGGCAACTTGGACCCCTTGGAACTATACTCTGACACTCAAATCTGGGAG gCACTAGATAAATGTCAACTTGGTCAGCTagtgagggaaaagcaagacaaGTTGGATAGCCCAG TGGTAGAAAATGGTGAGAATTGGAGTGTGGGACAAAGGCAACTATTTTGCCTAGGAAGAGCATTGCTGAAGAGAAGCAGCATATTAGTTCTTGATGAAGCAACTGCCTCTGTGGACTCTGCAACTGATGGGGTGATACAGCAGATCATCAGTCACGAGTTTAAAGATCGGACCGTCGTCACAATTGCTCATCGTATCCACACGGTTATAGACAGTGATCTTGTTTTGGTGCTCAGTGATG GGAGAATCGCCGAGTATGATGAGCCGTCGAAGTTACTTGAAAGAGAAGATTCCTTCTTCTATAAACTCATAAAGGAGTATTCAAGCAGATCAAGTGGCTTCAACAGCTTAGCAGCTCAACATGTTCAAAGCTag